A single Flavobacterium sp. 1 DNA region contains:
- a CDS encoding alpha-L-rhamnosidase, protein MQKYFITSRLLATVFLMVSSIIYAQFDITRLQTDYQVTPLGMDVQKPVFSWQMKANSNLRALSQKAYQIKVTNETGAIVWDSKRIESNISVGIVYNGEDLKSTTRYNWKVSVWNQDGKESSAASWFETGLMNPDPKLSGWNGANWIGGTDKDMVLYSHYLTVFRLSYTIQLDQKSKSDKAGFIFGANDERLMDRNMNILDVENKKDSSYVKVELNITDINSKQNGRAKLNIYRVGYTKNDNPAILFKTFEIPLSIINQNNKYSKHEIFATSVFGVLNFYVDGNDSSHNITADNSGHTGVNINPLGRGADYIAYPIVGDIGFALNKGQKAYFSNVKIMNFRAPSNTLFSEDLSAVSYNGIFSSVNKKTFSAANGQYTIDATSEEALIIANPTQNASPILRTEFKTEGKTIKKARLYATARGIYELYLNGDRIGNEYFSPGLTQYNKTQLYQTYDVTPMVLENGANAFGAILSEGWWSGNITYTGENWNFFGDRQSLLAKLVITYTDGSEQIVTTNPETWKYCNDGPIRYGSFFQGEIYDASKESTITDWSKANFNDSKWTKTQVIELKDKNNNKATVNSNLDFSAMELRGIPGVTATITKTLKPVSAEEVRPGVFVYDMGQNMVGFPKIELENTAKGDTIMIRYAEVKYPDIAEYGTNKGMIMLENFRAAMVRDIYYCKGTNDIIQPRFTFHGFRFIEITGIKKALPLDKITGMVLSSIDSITADYQTSNPLVNKLWKNIEWSTRSNFLYIPTDTPARNERMGWSGDISVFSKTATYLANAGPFLRRHMLAMRDLQEKDGRFTDTAPVTDAFGGILWGSAGIIVAWESYLQYGDVSLLAEHYDAMKRYIHFLKKHLNPITGVQSESLLGDWLSPEGYKNDDTILWDAYYAYDLEIMQKTAALLGKTDDAMHFEQEYTARKDHFNKTHIDAITGKTVHSGHRFPWGYRVSEDQLPKKGSFSDTQASYAIPLSFNLFDKNTQDKAANNLVATLERKNKDELGIMRPEYSLMTGFIGTAAISDALSKNGRDKEAYQLLQQTSYPSWLYSVENGATTIWERLNSYTKENGFGGNNNMNSFNHYSFGSVGAWMINNSIGIARDEPGFKKFILQPTPDPTGKITFAKGHYDSMYGKITSEWEIIEGQTIYTMEIPANTTASLFIKASSINKVTESGKKIKQVKGITFIGQKGDKLAFTLQSGTYKITVEK, encoded by the coding sequence ATGCAAAAATATTTTATTACAAGCCGTCTGTTAGCAACTGTCTTTTTGATGGTAAGTTCAATAATTTATGCACAATTTGATATCACCAGATTACAGACAGACTATCAGGTAACACCGCTGGGTATGGATGTTCAAAAACCTGTTTTCAGCTGGCAGATGAAAGCAAATTCAAACTTGCGTGCATTGTCACAAAAGGCCTATCAAATAAAAGTCACAAACGAAACTGGTGCAATTGTTTGGGATTCGAAAAGAATTGAAAGTAATATTTCGGTAGGTATTGTATATAATGGTGAAGATCTAAAATCCACTACACGTTACAATTGGAAAGTATCAGTTTGGAATCAAGACGGCAAAGAATCTAGCGCTGCATCATGGTTTGAAACCGGACTTATGAATCCTGATCCGAAATTATCCGGATGGAATGGAGCAAACTGGATTGGCGGTACTGATAAGGATATGGTACTTTACTCTCACTATCTTACCGTTTTCCGACTTAGTTATACTATTCAGCTCGATCAAAAATCAAAATCAGATAAGGCTGGCTTTATTTTTGGAGCAAATGACGAACGTCTTATGGACAGAAACATGAACATTCTGGATGTTGAAAACAAAAAAGATTCTTCTTACGTAAAAGTAGAATTGAATATTACAGATATCAACAGCAAACAAAACGGTAGAGCAAAATTAAATATTTACCGTGTGGGTTATACTAAAAATGACAATCCCGCAATACTTTTTAAAACATTTGAAATACCGCTGAGCATTATCAATCAAAACAATAAATACAGTAAACATGAAATTTTTGCAACTTCAGTTTTTGGTGTATTAAATTTTTATGTAGATGGAAATGATAGTTCACACAACATAACTGCCGACAATTCGGGTCATACTGGTGTAAACATAAACCCATTGGGACGAGGTGCAGATTATATTGCATATCCAATCGTGGGTGATATTGGCTTTGCTTTAAATAAAGGACAAAAAGCCTATTTCTCGAACGTTAAGATTATGAATTTCAGAGCGCCCTCAAATACTCTGTTCAGCGAAGATCTTTCGGCTGTTTCCTATAACGGAATTTTTTCATCAGTAAATAAAAAAACATTCTCTGCTGCAAATGGGCAATACACCATAGATGCTACATCAGAAGAAGCTCTTATCATTGCAAACCCAACTCAAAATGCATCACCAATATTGCGAACAGAATTTAAAACAGAAGGCAAAACAATTAAAAAAGCCCGACTGTACGCCACAGCCCGAGGTATATATGAACTATACTTAAACGGAGATCGAATTGGCAACGAATATTTTAGCCCGGGATTAACACAATACAATAAAACACAGCTTTACCAGACTTATGATGTAACACCAATGGTTTTAGAAAATGGAGCCAATGCCTTTGGAGCCATTTTAAGTGAAGGATGGTGGAGTGGCAACATCACTTATACGGGTGAAAACTGGAACTTTTTTGGCGACCGCCAATCTCTTTTGGCCAAACTGGTTATTACCTATACTGATGGAAGCGAACAAATTGTAACCACAAATCCAGAGACATGGAAATACTGCAACGATGGTCCTATACGATATGGCAGTTTTTTTCAGGGTGAGATTTATGATGCCAGCAAAGAATCAACAATTACAGATTGGTCAAAGGCTAACTTTAATGATTCTAAGTGGACAAAAACACAAGTCATAGAATTAAAAGACAAAAACAACAATAAGGCTACTGTCAATTCAAATCTTGATTTTTCGGCAATGGAATTGAGAGGAATACCCGGAGTTACTGCCACTATTACAAAAACATTAAAACCTGTCAGCGCAGAAGAAGTGCGTCCAGGAGTATTTGTATATGATATGGGGCAAAATATGGTAGGATTCCCTAAAATTGAATTAGAGAATACTGCTAAAGGCGATACTATAATGATACGCTATGCCGAAGTAAAATATCCTGACATTGCCGAATACGGCACTAATAAAGGGATGATTATGCTTGAAAACTTTAGAGCTGCAATGGTTCGTGATATTTATTACTGCAAAGGCACTAATGACATAATACAGCCACGGTTTACTTTCCATGGTTTTCGTTTTATAGAAATTACTGGCATAAAAAAGGCGCTACCGTTAGATAAAATTACCGGAATGGTGTTAAGTTCCATTGATTCAATTACTGCTGATTATCAAACATCAAATCCATTGGTTAATAAACTTTGGAAAAACATAGAATGGTCTACCCGCTCTAATTTTTTATACATTCCCACAGATACTCCTGCACGCAATGAACGCATGGGATGGAGTGGCGATATAAGTGTATTTTCTAAAACCGCAACTTACCTTGCCAATGCCGGCCCATTTTTAAGACGACACATGCTTGCCATGAGGGATCTACAGGAAAAAGACGGAAGATTTACCGACACTGCACCAGTTACAGATGCTTTTGGCGGTATCCTCTGGGGAAGTGCCGGAATTATTGTAGCATGGGAGTCATACCTGCAATATGGTGATGTCTCACTGCTTGCAGAACATTATGATGCCATGAAGCGCTATATTCATTTTCTTAAAAAACATCTCAACCCAATAACTGGTGTACAATCTGAATCTCTCCTTGGCGACTGGCTGAGTCCTGAGGGCTATAAAAATGACGATACAATTTTGTGGGATGCTTACTATGCCTACGACCTTGAAATTATGCAAAAAACCGCAGCTCTTCTTGGAAAAACTGATGATGCAATGCATTTTGAGCAGGAATACACAGCCCGTAAAGATCATTTTAATAAAACCCACATAGATGCCATAACAGGTAAAACAGTACATTCTGGGCATCGATTTCCTTGGGGGTACAGGGTATCTGAAGATCAGCTTCCAAAAAAAGGAAGTTTTAGTGATACACAAGCCTCATACGCTATTCCGCTGTCTTTTAATTTATTTGACAAAAACACCCAAGATAAAGCTGCAAATAATCTTGTAGCAACGCTGGAGCGTAAAAACAAAGACGAGTTAGGAATAATGCGTCCTGAATATTCTCTAATGACAGGTTTTATTGGAACAGCTGCAATTAGTGATGCGCTTTCAAAAAACGGCAGGGATAAAGAAGCGTACCAATTATTACAGCAAACCTCCTACCCTTCTTGGCTATACTCAGTAGAAAATGGCGCAACCACTATTTGGGAAAGGCTGAATTCATATACAAAAGAAAATGGTTTTGGCGGTAATAACAACATGAACTCCTTTAACCATTATTCCTTTGGTTCGGTTGGTGCATGGATGATAAACAATTCTATAGGTATTGCCCGTGATGAGCCAGGTTTTAAAAAATTCATACTGCAGCCTACACCAGACCCTACCGGTAAAATAACTTTTGCAAAAGGTCATTATGATTCTATGTATGGGAAAATTACAAGTGAATGGGAAATCATTGAAGGACAGACAATTTATACGATGGAGATTCCAGCAAATACAACTGCCTCTCTATTTATAAAAGCATCCAGCATAAACAAAGTGACCGAAAGCGGTAAAAAAATCAAACAGGTAAAAGGCATAACATTCATCGGTCAAAAGGGAGACAAATTGGCGTTCACATTACAGTCTGGCACCTATAAAATTACAGTAGAAAAATAA
- a CDS encoding DUF4872 domain-containing protein — MADTRQQGGLVKTSLESLALARAEKGPMSSKNLYYTLRKPNKMTDIKTAIVTAIRNNAAEYINPPITNIGYKGILKSSTEIVKWFKTSKDIENEFKTCAMLMEKAGTGGALFRNLYRDFLLESYEVLKLEKLKTGYEAFAAIASLWVAVSELFEKVSQTKDFKYIEQASDILKTISEKEKTVMELLAAI; from the coding sequence TTGGCAGACACAAGACAGCAGGGAGGATTAGTCAAAACAAGTCTGGAGAGTTTAGCATTGGCAAGAGCTGAAAAAGGACCAATGTCATCTAAGAATCTGTATTACACTTTGCGTAAGCCAAACAAAATGACGGACATAAAAACGGCCATTGTAACTGCAATTAGAAACAACGCTGCGGAATACATAAATCCGCCAATTACCAATATTGGCTATAAAGGAATTTTAAAATCAAGTACTGAAATAGTTAAGTGGTTTAAGACAAGTAAAGACATTGAAAATGAATTCAAAACGTGTGCAATGCTTATGGAAAAAGCAGGAACAGGCGGTGCATTATTTAGAAATTTGTATAGAGATTTTTTGTTGGAAAGCTATGAAGTTTTGAAACTGGAGAAACTAAAAACAGGATATGAAGCGTTTGCAGCAATTGCATCACTATGGGTTGCAGTTTCCGAACTATTTGAAAAAGTAAGTCAAACGAAAGACTTTAAATACATAGAGCAGGCATCAGATATTTTAAAAACAATATCTGAAAAAGAAAAAACAGTAATGGAACTGTTAGCTGCTATATAG
- a CDS encoding BtrH N-terminal domain-containing protein, whose translation MKLENLKPFDGQHCETTATGTLLRQLGIELSEPMLFGLGEGLGFIFWNMKSMDFPFIGGRVKPDELTKNIARNLNLELTVKETASVQKAWKDVKELIDNGQAVGLKLDCFHLQYFSKPFHFEDIMLRFMAMMMKMFFWQTQDSRED comes from the coding sequence ATGAAATTAGAGAATTTAAAACCATTTGACGGACAGCATTGCGAAACAACAGCAACAGGAACATTGCTGCGCCAGCTTGGCATTGAACTTTCAGAGCCAATGCTTTTTGGTTTGGGCGAGGGGCTGGGTTTTATTTTTTGGAATATGAAATCAATGGATTTCCCTTTTATTGGAGGGCGGGTAAAACCAGATGAATTAACTAAAAATATTGCAAGAAATTTAAATCTTGAATTAACTGTAAAAGAAACGGCATCGGTGCAAAAGGCTTGGAAAGATGTTAAAGAACTTATCGATAACGGACAGGCAGTCGGCTTAAAACTGGATTGTTTTCATTTGCAGTATTTCTCAAAACCATTTCATTTTGAGGACATTATGTTGCGCTTTATGGCTATGATGATGAAAATGTTTTTTTGGCAGACACAAGACAGCAGGGAGGATTAG
- a CDS encoding Crp/Fnr family transcriptional regulator, with protein MTELLKQNLAAHISLSAIEMEEFCSLFQQKSIPKKSFLLREGEVCRFEGFVTKGLFRVYHIDKNGFEQVLYFAIENWWITDIDSFTTETPSQLFIEAIEDSEVLLISKKDKEYAYANLPKIEKLFRVMTQKTHVALQRRMIDNLSKTAESRYIEFAEKYPQLIQRLSNIQVAAYLGITNVFLSNIRKKIAVKK; from the coding sequence ATGACAGAACTCCTTAAACAAAATTTAGCGGCACATATTTCACTTTCAGCTATTGAAATGGAGGAATTCTGCAGTTTGTTTCAACAAAAATCAATCCCAAAAAAAAGTTTTTTGCTGCGTGAAGGCGAAGTTTGCAGGTTTGAAGGTTTTGTCACCAAAGGGCTTTTTCGGGTTTATCATATTGATAAAAACGGTTTTGAACAAGTACTCTATTTTGCAATTGAAAATTGGTGGATTACCGATATTGACAGTTTTACTACCGAAACGCCATCACAGCTTTTTATAGAAGCCATTGAAGATAGTGAAGTACTTTTAATTTCTAAAAAAGATAAGGAATATGCTTATGCCAATTTGCCTAAAATTGAAAAGCTGTTTCGGGTAATGACTCAAAAAACTCATGTTGCACTTCAGCGCAGAATGATTGATAATCTGAGTAAAACTGCAGAATCCCGTTATATCGAATTTGCAGAAAAATATCCTCAGCTTATTCAGCGTCTTTCCAACATTCAGGTGGCTGCCTATTTGGGTATTACGAATGTTTTTTTGAGTAATATTCGAAAGAAAATTGCTGTCAAAAAATAA
- a CDS encoding MBL fold metallo-hydrolase: protein MKNSISTVFLTILILFNMETQAQSFKTIETKDLKLQVYNASENSFGVASVIVSGKTDAVLIDAQFTLADAEKVAQEIKASGKKLTAIFVSHGDPDFYFGLEVFKKYFPEVTAYASPATVEHIKATAQKKLEVWGERLGKNITSNVILPQVLKGNSIELEGQKLEIIGLEEFPNKTFVWIPSIKAAVGGINVFGTTFHLWMADAQTADARKSWISVLDKITALKPEIVIPAHANSNSPFDITSINQTKSYIQFYEEALKTNKTSETLISALKTKYPTLTFETALMIGAKVNTGEMKW, encoded by the coding sequence ATGAAGAACAGTATCTCAACAGTATTTTTAACAATTTTAATTTTATTTAATATGGAAACACAAGCACAAAGTTTCAAAACTATCGAAACTAAAGATTTAAAACTTCAAGTTTACAATGCATCAGAAAACAGTTTTGGTGTAGCATCGGTAATCGTATCGGGGAAAACAGATGCGGTTTTGATTGACGCACAATTTACTTTGGCGGATGCCGAAAAAGTAGCACAGGAAATTAAAGCAAGCGGCAAAAAACTAACTGCTATTTTTGTTTCTCACGGTGATCCAGATTTTTACTTCGGACTGGAAGTATTCAAAAAATATTTCCCTGAAGTTACTGCTTATGCTTCACCTGCAACAGTAGAACATATTAAGGCTACTGCTCAAAAGAAATTAGAAGTTTGGGGCGAAAGATTGGGTAAAAACATTACGTCAAACGTTATTTTACCTCAGGTTTTAAAAGGAAACAGTATTGAATTGGAAGGTCAGAAATTAGAAATAATTGGTTTGGAAGAGTTCCCGAATAAAACTTTTGTATGGATTCCTTCTATAAAAGCAGCTGTTGGCGGAATCAATGTTTTTGGAACTACTTTTCATCTTTGGATGGCAGATGCACAAACTGCTGATGCCCGCAAAAGCTGGATTTCAGTTTTAGATAAAATTACAGCTTTGAAACCTGAAATTGTAATTCCTGCCCACGCCAATTCAAATTCTCCATTTGATATAACTTCAATAAATCAGACCAAAAGTTACATTCAATTCTATGAAGAAGCTTTGAAAACCAATAAAACTTCGGAAACTTTAATTTCAGCTTTGAAAACAAAATACCCAACGCTTACTTTTGAAACTGCCTTAATGATAGGCGCAAAAGTAAATACTGGAGAAATGAAATGGTAA